One Diadema setosum chromosome 8, eeDiaSeto1, whole genome shotgun sequence genomic window carries:
- the LOC140232004 gene encoding folliculin-like produces the protein MNALIALCHFCEIHGPRVLFCTQAHHAIEPQHVLGGKDTDHKSSFGHHFHKRPRSSTNESLSSMNSDRTTCSSASSSTELCEACRSIQPDQPGFISNDNEAKISYISSQNPEHPELFTILRQACIRSLSCEICQGKEGPIFFGDEDHGYTLSYMFVIKDTQARGLQRGYSIIVVMMDKIYLLNSWPFLVKHMKALIDELKMKANKVYEQEQAQKNQRAVRLNREFLSPGDFCRGGVNKPFRALVVLTGEPNLFRFLHMRFSWILKAGGSRMTEKVLEGPPQEEAVDLDDQEVTEEGFIKISAKPLQSPSEDPGEQDQQSEEEVEGDQGPVFTSLQHFRMVLGSLSFHDVAYNILTGNQLIVRCDYKNTLKSLFRVLKAILPAGCCRTISHSATYEPSWKCNFLGLSCDTELPDHVVSTEIYLLLDIVSPDKVRQDSSKVVSKAAGSFTSFGISITSSSAVPDKVPTILSRIETTLDNRDLTPEIVDTVLVALKEEWMNKVKLLFKFTRAGSHSEEDVEKLLKILQAKEEDKPLLKFWVTGLSPQYRSHLLTTTLGAT, from the exons ATGAATGCGTTGATTGCCTTGTGTCACTTCTGTGAGATCCACGGACCACGTGTCTTGTTTTGCACCCAAGCGCACCATGCCATAGAGCCTCAGCATGTCCTGGGAGGAAAGGACACTGACCACAAGTCAAGTTTTGGTCATCACTTTCACAAACGACCGCGGTCATCGACTAACGAGTCATTGTCATCCATGAACAGTGATAGAACAACATGCTCCTCTGCATCATCATCCACAGAGCTGTGTGAG GCTTGTCGCTCCATCCAGCCTGACCAGCCAGGGTTTATCAGCAATGACAATGAAGCAAAGATTTCCTACATTAGCTCACAGAATCCGGAACACCCTGAACTCTTTACCATTCTCAGACAAGCCTGCATCAGGAGCCTTAGCTGTGAG aTATGCCAAGGAAAGGAAGGACCAATCTTCTTCGGCGATGAAGACCATGGGTACACCCTCAGCTACATGTTTGTCATCAAAGATACACAAGCGAGAGGCTTGCAGCGAGGCTACAGCATCATTGTGGTTATGATGGACAAGATCTATCTACTGAACTCTTGGCCTTTCCTCGTCAAACACATGAAGGCTCTCATTGATGAGCTGAAGATGAAGGCGAATAAG GTCTATGAGCAGGAGCAAGCGCAGAAGAACCAGCGGGCTGTGCGCCTGAACCGAGAGTTCCTCTCCCCCGGCGATTTCTGCCGGGGCGGGGTGAACAAGCCGTTCCGCGCCCTCGTGGTGCTGACAGGAGAGCCCAACCTCTTCCGCTTCCTTCACATGAGGTTTTCCTGGATCCTGAAGGCTGGAGGGAGCAGGATGACGGAGAAGGTCCTTGAGGGACCTCCACAGGAGGAGGCTGTGGACCTGGATGACCAGGAAG TTACGGAGGAAGGTTTCATCAAGATCTCAGCCAAGCCGCTGCAGTCTCCTTCGGAGGACCCTGGGGAACAGGACCAGCAGTctgaggaggaggtggagggggATCAAGGACCGGTCTTCACTTCTCTCCAACACTTCAGAATG GTCCTTGGGAGTCTAAGTTTCCATGACGTCGCCTACAACATCTTGACAGGCAATCAGCTGATTGTCAGATGTGACTACAAAAACACTCTGAAGTCACTTTTTAGAGTACTTAAG GCCATCCTTCCTGCAGGCTGCTGTCGAACCATCAGTCATAGCGCCACCTACGAACCCTCATGGAAGTGTAACTTTCTCGGTTTGAGCTGCGACACCGAGCTCCCCGATCACGTAGTCTCCACGGAGATCTACCTCCTGCTGGACATCGTCAGTCCAGACAAAGTGCGGCAGGACTCTAGCAAGGTGGTGTCCAAGGCAGCCGGTTCCTTCACTAGCTTCGGCATCTCAATCACCAGCAGCTCAGCGGTGCCTGACAAAG TGCCAACCATCCTATCTCGGATAGAAACAACTCTTGACAACCGAGACCTGACACCGGAAATCGTCGACACCGTCCTTGTGGCGCTCAAAGAGGAATGGATGAA TAAAGTCAAGCTGCTGTTCAAGTTCACCCGAGCCGGCTCCCACTCAGAAGAAGACGTGGAGAAGCTGCTCAAGATTCTCCAGGCTAAGGAGGAGGACAAGCCACTCCTAAAGTTCTGGGTGACTGGACTGAGCCCTCAGTATCGCTCTCATCTCCTCACCACCACCCTGGGGGCCACATGA
- the LOC140232261 gene encoding uncharacterized protein gives MDEILHKLEACMAKLDNVAFTPTTLPSSSSERCNNYVSMVKVNGKPILPPLMTPERRDEMARYRAEAVRRENEKAERRQQDLMRRVEAIVRNFEASRRTVEESPLQEESMTITSDTINQPIPDITRSKPKRTELSKGNPSYSPLKYMEVDEEEWDVRPATPWRQSKQSKPRKQQIAARFGSSVQQPTSSTMRMDESGHGVMRGLTPDVSAISLSSSQAAGASLEISPIAANIGSLPAVPEAQTSQDSTETMSERDTKQEAESEAKLSRDTDEERFAVSSPTQVGHKQTNTLSPAEKTKMPVAVRDVSPISKPAIVKETVTSPLSPVSMLGPVTVLASGATASTESQSTSSSSNSALNQTVIDLSHMSLDQGQIKEVQPKESPKTEERNKAQEVTNQEVKYETRPSVQKHADSDQRDEINAVQYLSDTESYMSLLGEYSLLPTPGLQRTKVPSTSKEGTRSSFFPDPTSFGEVSKADEHGSHLPEGNTRLDDTKHHTGATTVSESTNSVAASEYFGSSLGTLGQSCTLPISLSTASESTLHGVEDVWEEGSHEVTPSVIQDDGELARTTPLGQESPAPVMANLPKQASPSDYDATAKTNGAAMEATAVATGKTQTATKSFMQVTSDPRSGVRVGEDIQTPLRQHVRRSSYTLDFPSPALLDAESRHQAPHVDGSDVSYGDASSKANATDGDSDVKAAVEISEADTMNTSDDLSSGMKDLNLDEATEAKVLSLQLACLEQMQKKLQRQHEEQMKDLVVTQKRELGLLEMEMEEIRRKAAESALGFTEEAEMSPVSGKDDCIIGDDSKKNDAIVDLEDKKVLQLSPASVISEAKEERRSPKLCPRENPDPLSSPSTRKRRLDETSGDDLVEVPHSYIKPSSLVGGAEMHPSFQSPVSLQLLANARRKLTPQDSLDSDYAGQSGLVTVPPSYITSERPHHTVTRSPTHSKRLVTPPDEAIGSSSNNLATWASPTGDPIRERGQVGESATPTSVQASSVSDSFFLNESQTADPQPTSSDQQRPHEIKFRSMAITPSLLMDIKFDRVSARVKGYLTRALMKTPKVAAITKTIRDTRAFLLQFQTETPVKRGVMSQQDTRLAHRVLAQLRAAQFQLEDIFHNISTSERMSILRQAREQERENYFTKKVSPVTAGDKAKRLSAATRKAMERRQQQTKEGNLTQNGPKRQKLGPSSQRPKSAAEERVLRPLQSQKLPGRPATAQPPRTSAFSFSHQSQNLNPSTKAKPFPTKPVVVTRNTAKSARSPSRPSHKPAVRPSSRLTTGLTSQARPNTVRSAKSPGGVSTVQTKTKSVRRSLYPVTVATSKKPQRKQAESKRP, from the exons ATGGATGAGATACTGCACAAGCTGGAGGCCTGCATGGCCAAACTGGACAACGTTGCCTTCACCCCAACCACGCTGCCATCTTCATCATCTGAACGATGTAATAACTATGTTTCCATGGTGAAAGTGAATGGCAAACCCATTCTGCCACCTTTG ATGACTCCTGAGAGGCGAGACGAGATGGCCAGATATAGAGCTGAAGCTGTGAGAAGAGAAAATGAGAAGGCTGAGAGAAGGCAACAGGATCTCATGAGGAGAGTGGAGGCAATTGTTAGAAACTTTGAG GCCAGCAGACGTACAGTTGAAGAAAGTCCTTTGCAGGAGGAAAGCATGACAATCACTTCTGACACCATCAATCAACCCATTCCTGATATAACCAGGAGTAAACCAAAGCGGACAGAACTATCCAAGGGGAATCCATCTTACTCCCCTCTGAAATACATGGAGGTTGATGAGGAGGAGTGGGATGTAAGACCAGCAACGCCATGGCGGCAGTCCAAGCAATCAAAGCCACGCAAGCAACAGATTGCTGCCAGGTTTGGTTCCAGTGTCCAGCAGCCAACATCTTCCACCATGCGGATGGATGAGAGTGGTCATGGTGTGATGAGGGGCCTCACTCCGGACGTCTCTGCCATATCCCTCTCATCCTCTCAGGCTGCAGGTGCCTCATTGGAGATTTCACCAATAGCTGCAAATATTGGAAGCCTTCCTGCTGTTCCAGAGGCTCAAACAAGTCAGGACTCTACGGAGACCATGTCAGAGAGAGATACCAAACAGGAAGCCGAGTCTGAAGCGAAGCTGTCTCGAGACACCGACGAGGAGAGGTTTGCCGTCAGTTCCCCTACACAAGTGGGCCACAAACAGACCAACACTCTCAGTCCAGCAGAGAAGACAAAGATGCCTGTTGCGGTTAGGGATGTTTCTCCAATCTCCAAGCCTGCCATTGTAAAAGAAACTGTAACAAGTCCGCTCAGCCCTGTTTCCATGTTGGGTCCTGTAACAGTACTGGCCAGTGGTGCCACAGCAAGTACAGAGAGTCAATCAacgagcagcagcagcaatagTGCCTTGAATCAAACCGTCATTGATCTGTCTCATATGTCACTCGACCAGGGTCAAATTAAGGAGGTACAGCCCAAGGAATCACCAAAGactgaagaaagaaataaggCACAAGAAGTGACCAATCAGGAGGTCAAATATGAGACCAGACCAAGTGTGCAAAAGCATGCTGATAGTGACCAGAGGGATGAAATTAATGCAGTCCAGTACTTGAGTGATACTGAGTCATATATGAGTTTGCTTGGAGAGTATTCTCTGTTACCTACTCCTGGATTGCAACGTACCAAAGTGCCTTCCACATCCAAGGAAGGTACAAGAAGTTCCTTCTTTCCTGATCCAACCTCTTTTGGTGAGGTGAGCAAAGCTGATGAGCATGGATCACATTTGCCAGAGGGAAATACTAGACTCGATGACACTAAACATCACACAGGAGCAACAACTGTGAGCGAGTCCACAAATTCTGTTGCTGCTTCCGAGTACTTTGGTAGTTCTCTTGGAACACTTGGCCAGTCCTGCACCCTTCCCATCAGTCTCAGCACCGCGTCTGAGTCAACCCTCCATGGCGTTGAGGACGTCTGGGAGGAAGGGAGCCATGAGGTGACCCCATCCGTCATTCAGGATGATGGTGAGCTGGCTCGTACTACTCCTCTTGGACAGGAAAGTCCTGCACCTGTCATGGCTAACCTGCCCAAACAGGCTTCACCAAGTGATTATGATGCCACTGCCAAGACCAATGGTGCAGCCATGGAGGCCACAGCTGTAGCAACAGGTAAAACTCAGACTGCAACAAAATCTTTTATGCAGGTGACATCTGATCCCAGATCTGGAGTTAGAGTGGGAGAAGACATCCAGACTCCCTTGAGGCAACATGTGAGGAGGTCCTCCTACACCTTGGACTTTCCTTCACCAGCTCTTCTTGATGCAGAGTCCCGCCACCAGGCGCCCCACGTGGACGGCTCAGATGTCAGCTATGGTGATGCTAGCAGCAAGGCTAATGCAACAGATGGGGACAGTGATGTGAAGGCTGCAGTTGAGATATCTGAGGCAGACACAATGAATACATCTGATGATTTGTCATCAGGAATGAAAGATTTGAATCTAG ATGAGGCCACAGAGGCTAAAGTCCTGTCTCTCCAGCTAGCATGTCTGGAACAGATGCAGAAGAAACTGCAGCGGCAGCATGAGGAACAAATGAAAGACCTGGTGGTGACCCAGAAGCGGGAACTGGGCCTGCTGGAGATGGAGATGGAAGAGATTCGGAGGAAGGCAGCAGAGTCAGCCCTGGGATTCACTGAGGAGGCTGAAATGTCACCTGTGAGTGGAAAAGATGACTGTATCAT AGGTGATGACTCtaagaaaaatgatgcaattgTAGATTTGGAGGATAAGAAGGTGCTTCAACTGTCCCCTGCCTCTGTCATCTCGGAGGCCAAAGAGGAGCGAAGGAGCCCCAAGCTTTGTCCCAGAGAAAACCCTGACCCCCTGTCCAGCCCAAGCACCAGAAAGAGACGACTGGATGAAACATCAGGAGATGATTTGGTGGAAGTGCCTCACTCCTACATTAAGCCCTCTTCCCTGGTAGGAGGGGCGGAGATGCACCCCAGCTTCCAGTCTCCAGTCAGCCTCCAGCTGTTGGCCAATGCCCGCCGGAAGCTGACCCCACAGGACAGTCTAGACTCTGACTATGCTGGACAGAGTGGGCTGGTGACAGTCCCGCCCTCTTACATCACAAGTGAGAGACCTCATCACACCGTGACCAGGAGCCCCACCCACAGCAAACGTCTGGTCACGCCTCCAGATGAAGCAATTGGTAGTTCCTCCAACAATCTAGCAACCTGGGCATCGCCCACAGGTGATCCGATCAGAGAGCGTGGCCAGGTTGGAGAGTCAGCTACGCCCACCTCTGTACAGGCTTCGAGTGTCAGCGATTCTTTCTTCTTGAATGAAAGTCAGACTGCGGACCCTCAACCCACATCAAGTGACCAACAGCGCCCCCACGAAATCAAATTTAGGTCAATG GCAATAACCCCAAGTCTACTGATGGACATCAAGTTTGACAGGGTGTCGGCCAGGGTCAAAGGTTACTTGACCCGTGCATTAATGAAGACCCCCAAGGTTGCAGCCATCACCAAAACAATCAGG GACACCAGGGCCTTTCTCCTCCAGTTTCAGACTGAAACACCTGTGAAGCGTGGCGTGATGTCACAGCAAGATACCAGGCTTGCCCACAGGGTCCTAGCACAG CTCCGCGCTGCCCAGTTCCAGCTTGAGGACATCTTCCACAACATCTCCACCTCAGAGAGGATGAGCATCCTCCGCCAAGCGAGGgagcaagagagagaaaattacTTCACTAAGAAG GTATCTCCAGTAACAGCTGGAGACAAGGCTAAGCGCCTGTCTGCTGCAACAAGAAAAGCTATGGAGAGGAGACAGCAACAGACAAA GGAAGGCAACCTGACCCAAAATGGACCCAAGAGACAGAAACTTGGACCGTCCAGTCAGAGGCCCAAGAGTGCTGCAGAAGAACG AGTTCTCAGACCTCTACAAAGTCAGAAATTACCAGGAAGACCAGCAACTGCACAGCCACCAAG GACATCTGCATTTTCCTTCAGCCATCAGAGCCAGAATCTGAATCCATCGACCAAAGCCAAGCCCTTCCCAACGAAACCCGTTGTGGTCACCAGAAACACCGCCAAGTCAGCAAGGTCTCCTTCCAGACCGTCTCACAAACCAGCCGTCAGACCATCCTCCAGACTGACCACTGGACTGACCTCACAAGCCAGACCCAACACTGTCCGGTCAGCCAAGTCTCCGGGCGGAGTCTCTACTGTCCAGACCAAGACCAAGAGCGTCAGACGCTCCCTCTATCCTGTCACAGTGGCAACGTCTAAGAAGCCCCAACGCAAGCAAGCTGAGAGCAAAAGGCCATAG